A segment of the Panicum hallii strain FIL2 chromosome 1, PHallii_v3.1, whole genome shotgun sequence genome:
GCAGACTGATTAGTTATACACCATGTACTTCGGTGTGGCACTAAACTTCTGGTAACCCTTGATCACCTTGTTCACAGCATCAAGGAAATCTTTTTCAGTCACTGTTTTCCTACGGGCACGAATGGCATACATCCCAGCCTCTGTGCATACACTCCTTATATCCGCTCCTGTGATAACAAACAGGTAAATGTGAGGACCTGATTGTCTAACGAAGAAGCTTGTGAAACAATCCTTTAACAGAAGGCATGCAGGAAAAAAAAATGACAATGTATGAACTCACCAGTGGAATTTGGGCAGAGCCGCGCAAGAAGCTCGAAACGAATGTCTCGCTCGCAATTCATGGTTCGTGTATGTATCTTGAAAATTTGGGTACGGCCCTCAAGGTCAGGTAGTCCGAATTCTACCTTTCTGTCCAGACGACCAGGACGAAGAAGTGCAGGGTCCAAGGTATCAGGCCTGCAAAAGGCAAATAAAATGTGGTCAGCTTCTCAGTCCCATCCACATGGCCAAGATGTTTTATAACCATATCAGGCATGGAGTCTCTAAAATTTACAGCTTATATTTGAATTTTCAGAATCATAGTTTATCAGATAAATAGCTTCAGATTATTGAATACAAGGCAAACAATGGATGACCACAAAGCAAGAATGGAAAAAAAAATACCTGTTAGTTGCCATGAGAACCTTGATGTTTCCTCTTGCATCAAACCCATCAAGTTGATTTACTATTTCCAACATTGTGCGCTGCACCTCATTGTCGCCACCAACCCCATCATCAAAACGAGCACCACCGATAGCATCAACTTCATCAAAGAAGACAATGCATGCTTTCTTCGAGCGGGCCATCTACAATAGAAGAATTCATTTCACAAAGACTGTTGATGAAACAGAACACAAGTACAGAAAAACTGAATGAACCTTTTGTGAACTTGCAATCCTAAATATACCTGAAACAGTTCCCTGACCATCCGAGCACCTTCTCCAACATACTTCTGAACTAACTCACTTCCAATTACACGGATGAAACAAGCATCAGTTCGATTCGCTACAGCTCTTGCAAGAAGAGTCTTGCCAGTACCAGGTGGACCGTAGCAAAGGACACCCTTTGGAGGGTCAATACCAAGCTTGACAAACTTTTCTGGGTGAAGCATAGGAAGTTCAACAACCTGCAAAAGTGGTTCAGCTAAATAAGATAAGCACAAAACTAACTGCAATGTATATACTGGCTCAAGGCAAGTAAAAAGGTTTACGTACTTCGCGCATCTTTTCAATCTGCTCCTTGCATCCACCAACGTCATTGTATGTCACATCTGGTTTCTCCTCCACGGTCATCATGGTAACACTTGGGTCAATTTTCGGTGGCAGAGGAATTTGAATCTGGTACTTGTTACGATCAACACTGCAACAGGACCCAATTGTGAGATCATATGCCAAGGTTTAATTTATTTACGAACAATAGCATATAAAGCACAGAGAAATAGCCTATATTGTTCAATGATGTTTTATCAATCCAGAAATAAATGCGTAGAATTAATTTCAGTTTAATAAACTTTGTCAACCATAATGATTTTATTTAACTTTGTCAACTCTAAAGATTATGTAGGGCAGCAAGTTTGATATTCCAGAATTCTACAAACAAACTAAAGGAACCTGTAACTAAGCCAAGCAGATGACAAGGCTCTAGTTCCGAGATTCAATATGTTTCCACCTAATAATGTTTCCTACCAAATAATGCTACTCAAAGGACACTGCAAAATAAAGAATGTACACAGGATTAAAGAATGTTGCTCAGAGAACACTAAACATCCGACAAGTTCTATAGGAGTTAATGCACACATCTGACAAGCTCCATAGGAGTTAAAGAATGTAAATTGACAATCAAGCAATG
Coding sequences within it:
- the LOC112891721 gene encoding 26S proteasome regulatory subunit 7A, yielding MAPEPEDDIMNEKNPRPLDEDDIALLKTYGLGPYSTSIKKVEKEIKEMAKKINDLCGIKESDTGLAPPSQWDLVSDKQMMQEEQPLQVARCTKIISPNTDDAKYVINVKQIAKFVVGLGDKVSPTDIEEGMRVGVDRNKYQIQIPLPPKIDPSVTMMTVEEKPDVTYNDVGGCKEQIEKMREVVELPMLHPEKFVKLGIDPPKGVLCYGPPGTGKTLLARAVANRTDACFIRVIGSELVQKYVGEGARMVRELFQMARSKKACIVFFDEVDAIGGARFDDGVGGDNEVQRTMLEIVNQLDGFDARGNIKVLMATNRPDTLDPALLRPGRLDRKVEFGLPDLEGRTQIFKIHTRTMNCERDIRFELLARLCPNSTGADIRSVCTEAGMYAIRARRKTVTEKDFLDAVNKVIKGYQKFSATPKYMVYN